One segment of Brassica napus cultivar Da-Ae chromosome C3, Da-Ae, whole genome shotgun sequence DNA contains the following:
- the LOC106437387 gene encoding uncharacterized protein LOC106437387: MEKSTEKSVSSVASGNSINSKLRYPLRSKEGKPPVPDFSGSSAPRRGRVASAVSQSTTVLDLSALKSVDRAKPPRRMSIPNKASSNSSARSVSSSVTSLSETKAKRPVGSARSLNVTPVSSVMRTAARRKVEDLSSSAYWLTHIKLAESVAKHSISLGFFKLALHAGCEPLDKMREELKSYAARNNMDGLADAMKELSELYCISEESKQTQKVSETSSVVAEETTASLKNDDDVQSLLSTPVASNITSEIMREDVSQDSAVIEEAKDEEVSENIPQERTRRSLDVINVNQADVPDVVQGSEDGVPVVTVVQPSEKKRANKKETVSKNSLPVKTKKAVATNSVNPRAVPENKDNKSQKKPERITKPRTNKVQEDTKKSTKKAVAKEGEVKPLKQMENKENSVVVGAGEEVQV, from the exons ATGGAGAAATCGACGGAGAAGAGCGTGAGCTCTGTTGCTTCTG GAAACTCAATCAACTCGAAGCTGAGGTATCCTCTCAGATCCAAGGAAGGGAAGCCTCCTGTTCCTGATTTCTCAGGCTCTTCAGCGCCCAGAAG GGGACGAGTTGCATCTGCTGTTAGTCAGAGTACTACGGTTCTTGATCTCTCTGCTTTGAAGAGTGTTGATCGAGCCAAGCCGCcaagaagaatgtcgattccaAACAAGGCCTCAAGCAACTCTTCTGCTAGATCTGTAAGCAGCAGCGTCACTTCTTTGTCGGAGACCAAGGCCAAGAGACCAGTGGGCAGTGCCAGGAGCTTGAATGTTACGCCTGTCTCTAGTGTGATGAGAACAGCGGCTCGGAGAAAAGTTGAGGATTTGTCTTCCTCTGCTTACTGGCTGACTCATATCAAGCTTGCTGAATCAGTGGCCAAACATTCGATCTCTCTTGGGTTTTTTAAACTTGCTCTTCATGCAGGGTGTGAG CCACTTGACAAGATGAGAGAGGAGTTGAAATCATATGCTGCTCGCAACAACATGGATGGGCTTGCTGATGCTATGAAGGAACTATCTGAGCTGTACTGTATCTCAGAAGAATCCAAGCAGACGCAGAAGGTCTCAGAGACCAGTTCTGTCGTGGCTGAAGAAACAACTGCTTCTTTGAAGAATGATGATGATGTCCAGAGTTTACTCTCCACTCCTGTAGCTTCGAACATCACATCAGAGATCATGAGAGAGGATGTTTCCCAAGATTCAGCTGTCATAGAAGAAGCCAAGGATGAAGAGGTCTCTGAAAACATTCCACAAGAAAGAACTAGGAGGTCTTTGGATGTAATCAATGTGAACCAAGCGGATGTTCCAGATGTTGTTCAAGGATCAGAAGATGGAGTTCCAGTGGTGACTGTAGTTCAACCTTCTGAGAAGAAACGTGCAAATAAGAAGGAGACTGTTTCTAAGAACAGCCTGCCCGTGAAGACAAAGAAAGCAGTAGCGACCAACTCTGTCAATCCAAGAGCAGTTCCAGAAAACAAGGACAATAAGTCTCAGAAGAAACCTGAAAGGATCACTAAGCCAAGGACTAACAAAGTTCAAGAAGACACTAAGAAGTCCACCAAGAAAGCTGTTGCTAAAGAAG GTGAGGTTAAACCTCTGAAGCAAATGGAGAACAAAGAAAACTCT GTTGTTGTTGGTGCAGGAGAAGAAGTCCAGGTTTGA
- the LOC106424894 gene encoding delta-1-pyrroline-5-carboxylate dehydrogenase 12A1, mitochondrial-like, translated as MYRALASRGLRAKSLFDNKSSSFLASFTSSRLNHSIPFATVDAEEISGAHPAEVQSFVQGKWIGSSNYNTLLDPLNGEPFIKVAEVEESGVQPFIESLAQCPKHGLHNPFKSPERYLLYGDISTKAAHMLALPKVSDFFTRLIQRVAPKSYQQAAGEVFVTRKFLENFCGDQVRFLARSFAVPGNHLGQQSHGYRWPYGPVTIVTPFNFPLEIPLLQLMGALYMGNKPLLKVDSKVSIVMEQMMRLLHYCGLPVEDVDFINSDGKTMNKILLEANPRMTLFTGSSRVAEKLALDLKGRIRLEDAGFDWKVLGPDVQEVDYVAWVCDQDAYACSGQKCSAQSMLFVHENWSKTPLLSKLKDLAGRRKLEDLTIGPVLTFTTEAMVEHMENLLQIPGSKLLFGGKPLKKHSIPSIYGALEPTAVYVPIEEILKDSKTYELVTKEIFGPFQIVTEYKKDQLPLVLDALERMHAHLTAAVVSNDPIFIQEVIGNSVNGTTYAGLRGRTTGAPQNHWFGPAGDPRGAGIGTPEAIKLVWSCHREVIYDYGPIPQGWELPPST; from the exons ATGTACAGAGCTTTGGCGAGCAGAGGACTGAGAGCTAAGTCTCTCTTTGACAACAAATCCTCGAGCTTCCTCGCTTCTTTCACATCTTCCAG gttgaatCATTCCATACCTTTTGCTACCGTAGATGCGGAGGAGATATCTGGTGCTCACCCTGCTGAAGTACAGAGCTTTG TGCAGGGAAAGTGGATAGGATCTTCAAACTACAACACGCTTCTGGATCCTCTCAATGGAGAGCCCTTCATCAAAGTTGCTGAAGTGGAGGAATCGGGAGTTCAG CCGTTTATCGAGAGCTTAGCACAGTGTCCGAAACATGGTCTGCATAACCCTTTCAAATCTCCAGAGAG ATACCTTTTATATGGAGATATCTCGACAAAAGCAGCTCATATGCTCGCCTTACCTAAGGTATCTGATTTCTTCACGAGGTTGATTCAAAGGGTTGCTCCAAAGAGTTACCAGCAAGCTGCTGGAGAGGTCTTCGTCACACGAAAGTTCTTAGAGAACTTCTGCGGTGATCAG GTTCGGTTCCTGGCAAGGTCTTTTGCAGTACCTGGGAATCACCTTGGGCAGCAAAGTCATGGCTACCGCTGGCCTTATGGTCCT GTAACGATTGTTACACCATTCAATTTCCCACTTGAGATTCCACTGCTTCAGTTGATGGGGGCTTTATACATGGGTAACAAACCTCTACTTAAAGTGGACAGCAAG GTGAGCATTGTAATGGAGCAAATGATGCGGTTGCTTCACTACTGTGGTTTACCCGTTGAAGATGTTGACTTTATTAATTCCGATGGCAAGACTATGAACAAGATATTGCTAGAG GCGAATCCAAGGATGACACTCTTCACGGGCAGCTCCAGAGTAGCTGAAAAGTTGGCACTTGACCTGAAAGGTCGGATCAGACTGGAAGATGCTGGATTTGATTGGAAAGTCTTGGGACCTGATGTTCAGGAG GTTGATTATGTTGCATGGGTATGTGATCAAGATGCATACGCGTGCAGTGGACAGAAGTGTTCCGCACAGTCTATGCTTTTTGTGCACGAG AACTGGTCAAAAACACCTCTGCTTTCAAAGCTAAAAGATCTTGCAGGAAGACGCAAGCTGGAAGACTTGACCATTGGTCCTGTCCTAACA TTTACAACTGAGGCAATGGTGGAGCACATGGAGAATCTGCTTCAGATTCCAGGCTCAAAGCTACTCTTTGGTGGGAAACCATTGAAGAAGCACTCTATTCCTTCTATCTACGGCGCTTTGGAGCCCACTGCAGTTTATGTTCCCATTGAAGAAATCTTGAAGGACAGTAAAACCTACGAACTCGTCACCAAAGAAATCTTTGGACCGTTTCAG ATTGTAACGGAATACAAAAAGGATCAACTTCCTCTAGTGTTGGATGCTTTGGAGAGGATGCACGCTCACCTAACTGCTGCTGTTGTTTCAAACGATCCCATCTTCATCCAG GAAGTGATAGGGAACTCGGTGAATGGGACTACATATGCTGGACTCAGAGGAAGAACAACTGGAGCTCCTCAGAATCACTG GTTTGGACCTGCTGGAGATCCAAGAGGAGCAGGGATAGGAACACCAGAGGCAATAAAGCTGGTGTGGTCATGCCACAGAGAGGTCATCTATGACTATGGTCCAATTCCACAAGGTTGGGAGCTTCCTCCATCTACTTAA
- the LOC106347833 gene encoding probable inactive poly [ADP-ribose] polymerase SRO5 — MDYARTEFQASLDSEQKGSTISESGSCDCYEQPRPSFADEHGLMELFEGDKAYDLIYRNCKSGLGDQCQLLSILRNGFRTLGSRAKLKTFQVFQEAVEMKHVGEEGGGSRVKYGWCAVTKTELKPILEYGFSQPSNDGSYGRGLYLSPDNALLECVKGSAAESEDGMRFLLLSRVVLGKSEVVPRGSSQSCPSSPEFDSGVDNLSSPKKYIVWSTHMNTHVLPEFLVCLKTPFNFNSPRRLRSPWMPFPLLIKALSKFLPPPQIFIIQKHYRDQQNMRISRSELIQRVRRITGDKLLVHIIKAVGNKVQQQ; from the exons ATGGATTACGCAAGAACCGAGTTTCAAGCTAGTTTAGATTCGGAGCAAAAAGGATCAACGATATCTGAATCTGGAAGCTGTGATTGTTATGAGCAACCAAGACCGTCTTTCGCAGATGAACACGGTCTCATGGAGTTGTTTGAAGGCGACAAAGCTTACGATTTAATCTACCGTAACTGTAAGTCTGGTCTCGGAGATCAATGCCAGCTTCTCTCCATCCTCAGAAACGGGTTTCGCACCCTCGGGTCTCGTGCAAAGCTCAAGACTTTCCAGGTTTTTCAAGAGGCGGTGGAAATGAAACACGTCGGTGAAGAAGGCGGCGGGAGTAGAGTCAAATACGGTTGGTGCGCCGTCACGAAAACAGAGTTGAAGCCTATTTTAGAATATGGATTTAGCCAGCCGAGTAACGATGGTTCTTATGGTCGTGGCTTGTATCTCTCTCCTGATAATGCTCTTCTCGAATG TGTGAAGGGTTCAGCTGCGGAGTCGGAAGATGGGATGAGATTCTTGCTGCTTTCGAGAGTTGTACTTGGGAAGTCAGAGGTTGTTCCACGAGGGTCGTCTCAGTCGTGTCCTAGCTCTCCAGAGTTTGATTCTGGTGTAGATAATTTATCTTCTCCGAAGAAGTATATTGTGTGGAGCACTCACATGAACACACATGTCTTGCCTGAGTTTCTTGTCTGCCTCAAAACTCCGTTTAACTTCAACAGTCCAAGGAGATTGAGATCGCCATGGATGCCGTTTCCTTTACTGATCAAAGCATTATCCAAGTTCCTACCTCCTCCTCAGATATTCATCATTCAAAAACACTATAGAGATCAGCAA aacATGAGAATCTCGCGGAGCGAACTAATACAGCGAGTCAGAAGAATAACCGGAGACAAACTGCTTGTACATATCATCAAAGCTGTTGGAAATAAAGTACAACAACAGTAA